A single Ktedonobacteraceae bacterium DNA region contains:
- a CDS encoding helicase-associated domain-containing protein codes for MKTLRQVLAEHSEEQLEQLARWWGIGDTPAEQWRNHLGLLVQKMQDPVAARFVWEHLSEDERKLLHNALSFSASNGIMRGVLQTLTRLPQGRFEDALATLKDHLLILEEPLGVKGKKQVAPASAKSTAPETKQKPAFQPSTMLSIYKDIADSLSSAGRAIFSSNYDLSTLTLEKILAAQSMNDLYEIGRLYGITLNDYYSRVNPGVRLAGHLVQPEVSLYAWDQFDDQTRKLLKWLCEHGGQATMNEIRQHTGYDDPALAKIIHQLESYAIAFDTFSGAVRKLFIPREMLKHVQKAAAQTATIAQEKGPVGLLPLKEPPQSIHNGDTLVLYDLAFLIGAMYQQNIEPTKSGDVPKRIANKLLPQLQIRPRQGYDTSNFAADMLFSIAQKLGLVQLSASMGDDVKPHYEPGPQLAQWAQWDAAEQTHELLEYWLKAHNWADIAGVNFDPTLSSYYLDMRTGRSAVLKYLSQCTPGRWYSFDSLLRTMKAENPYLLRSNIASTGLPGYQYSKKILANWDRCDGEIIIGLLTSTLFELGLVSLGYEHGQPRGPSRQIDPATERPLNPDAFMLTDLAAAILPTEVEPPARAEDAAPRRTLIVQPNFELLLLEPDLPTLYRLLPFAQANQVGKVSKLTLTRSSLLRGLATTKTVEQVLRILEEHSQKEIPQNVAYTLRDWGKLYKEAAISQVLLLEVESEPLVNEILSLPGLKSLRLRRLGPCAIVADSGITFAELRRTLEKEGIVVHVNGQIITRRDYSTITYGRPR; via the coding sequence ATGAAAACGTTACGACAGGTACTCGCCGAACATAGCGAGGAACAACTCGAGCAGCTGGCTCGCTGGTGGGGCATCGGCGATACGCCCGCGGAACAATGGCGCAATCACCTGGGCTTGCTCGTGCAAAAGATGCAAGACCCCGTTGCCGCTCGTTTCGTCTGGGAACACCTCTCAGAAGATGAGCGCAAGCTGCTTCATAACGCCCTCAGTTTTTCGGCTTCTAACGGTATCATGCGCGGCGTGTTGCAAACCTTGACGCGCCTGCCGCAAGGCCGCTTTGAGGATGCTCTCGCAACACTTAAAGATCATCTCTTGATACTGGAAGAGCCGCTGGGGGTAAAAGGGAAAAAGCAGGTGGCTCCGGCAAGCGCGAAGTCTACCGCACCCGAAACGAAACAAAAACCCGCGTTCCAGCCATCAACGATGCTCTCCATTTACAAGGATATTGCCGATTCCCTGTCAAGCGCCGGGCGAGCGATCTTCTCATCCAATTACGACCTCTCAACCCTGACACTGGAAAAAATCCTGGCCGCGCAGAGCATGAACGACCTCTACGAAATTGGCCGGCTCTACGGTATTACCCTGAATGACTACTACTCGCGTGTCAATCCCGGCGTAAGATTGGCCGGGCACCTGGTCCAACCTGAAGTGTCTCTCTATGCCTGGGATCAATTCGATGATCAGACACGCAAACTTTTGAAATGGCTCTGCGAGCATGGCGGCCAGGCCACCATGAATGAGATACGCCAGCATACAGGCTATGACGACCCGGCCCTGGCGAAAATCATTCACCAGCTTGAAAGCTATGCCATCGCTTTTGATACGTTTTCGGGCGCGGTGCGCAAGCTATTTATTCCGCGAGAAATGCTCAAACATGTGCAAAAGGCTGCTGCGCAAACCGCGACCATCGCACAGGAGAAAGGGCCGGTTGGCCTGCTTCCCTTGAAGGAGCCGCCGCAAAGTATACACAATGGCGATACGCTGGTACTCTATGACCTGGCGTTCTTGATCGGAGCCATGTACCAGCAGAATATCGAGCCGACGAAATCGGGCGATGTGCCAAAGCGTATTGCCAACAAATTGCTTCCCCAGCTGCAAATCCGGCCTCGCCAGGGGTACGATACGTCGAATTTTGCCGCCGATATGCTCTTTAGCATTGCCCAGAAGTTGGGGCTTGTGCAGCTTTCGGCGTCAATGGGCGACGATGTGAAACCCCACTATGAACCGGGGCCGCAGCTCGCTCAATGGGCGCAGTGGGATGCCGCAGAGCAAACTCACGAACTTCTCGAATACTGGCTCAAAGCTCACAATTGGGCCGATATCGCCGGCGTCAACTTCGATCCAACGCTCAGTTCGTACTACCTGGATATGCGAACGGGACGTAGCGCTGTTCTGAAATACCTGTCGCAATGCACTCCCGGACGCTGGTATAGTTTTGATTCGTTGCTGCGTACCATGAAAGCCGAAAATCCTTACCTGCTGCGCTCGAACATTGCGAGTACCGGCCTGCCAGGCTATCAATATTCGAAAAAAATCCTTGCCAACTGGGACAGATGCGATGGAGAAATAATCATAGGTTTACTGACCTCAACACTGTTTGAGCTAGGACTTGTATCGCTAGGCTACGAGCATGGGCAGCCGCGTGGCCCATCCAGGCAGATCGATCCCGCGACCGAGAGGCCGCTGAATCCCGACGCTTTTATGCTGACCGATCTGGCCGCCGCGATTCTGCCAACCGAGGTTGAGCCGCCTGCCAGAGCAGAAGACGCTGCGCCTCGCCGCACGTTGATCGTACAGCCCAATTTTGAATTGCTGCTGCTGGAACCCGATCTGCCTACGCTCTACAGGTTGTTACCGTTCGCGCAGGCCAACCAGGTGGGCAAAGTCAGCAAGTTGACCCTGACCCGCAGTTCGCTGCTGCGCGGCCTGGCAACAACCAAAACCGTCGAGCAGGTTCTACGCATTCTGGAAGAGCATAGCCAGAAAGAAATTCCCCAGAATGTAGCCTATACCCTACGCGATTGGGGCAAACTGTATAAAGAAGCCGCCATCTCGCAGGTACTCCTGCTGGAAGTGGAAAGTGAACCGCTGGTAAACGAAATTCTCTCGCTGCCAGGTCTGAAATCGTTACGCCTGCGCAGGCTCGGTCCCTGCGCCATCGTCGCCGATTCTGGCATAACCTTCGCCGAATTGCGCCGCACGCTCGAAAAAGAAGGCATCGTAGTGCATGTGAACGGCCAGATAATTACGCGGCGTGATTATAGCACCATCACTTACGGCAGACCTCGATAA
- a CDS encoding pseudouridine-5'-phosphate glycosidase gives MPQQPSYIAISEEVQVALEEQRPVVALESTVIAHGLPYPANVEVAQAMEAAIRAEGAIPATIGILNGKIVIGLAQDQIQYLGTARNILKVSRRDLAVALATQRPGATTVAGTMLCASMVGIRFFATGGIGGVHRGAETTMDISADLTELSRTPVLVVCAGAKSILDLDLTLEYLETQGVPVLGWQTDEFPAFYVCSSGRCLPHRVDDVATLAAIARAQWECGLQGLVVGCPIPEQYAMEPDPLEAATEEALRLAREQGVRGPATTPFLLAHVAKVTAGESVEANKALLINNAQWAARFAAAYYG, from the coding sequence ATGCCACAACAACCATCATATATAGCCATTTCCGAAGAAGTCCAGGTCGCATTAGAGGAACAACGGCCTGTCGTCGCGCTCGAATCGACGGTCATTGCGCATGGCCTGCCTTATCCGGCCAATGTCGAGGTCGCGCAGGCAATGGAGGCTGCCATTCGAGCTGAGGGCGCAATCCCCGCCACGATCGGCATTCTCAACGGAAAGATCGTCATCGGGCTTGCCCAGGATCAGATACAATACCTGGGCACCGCGCGCAATATCTTGAAAGTAAGCCGGCGCGATCTGGCCGTAGCGCTGGCCACACAACGGCCTGGCGCCACTACCGTTGCGGGTACCATGTTATGCGCCAGCATGGTCGGAATACGCTTCTTTGCCACCGGCGGCATTGGAGGAGTGCATCGCGGGGCCGAGACCACTATGGATATCTCTGCCGACCTGACGGAACTCAGCCGCACGCCGGTCCTGGTTGTCTGCGCCGGAGCAAAATCCATTCTTGATCTCGATCTGACGCTTGAATACCTGGAGACGCAGGGCGTACCCGTGCTTGGCTGGCAAACTGACGAGTTTCCGGCTTTCTATGTGTGTTCCAGCGGGCGTTGCCTGCCCCATCGCGTCGATGATGTCGCTACGCTGGCCGCCATCGCTCGCGCTCAATGGGAGTGCGGTTTGCAAGGGCTTGTTGTCGGCTGCCCCATTCCTGAGCAATATGCAATGGAACCAGACCCCCTCGAAGCGGCTACCGAAGAGGCTTTACGGCTGGCCCGCGAACAGGGCGTGCGCGGTCCCGCAACCACCCCTTTCCTGCTTGCCCATGTCGCGAAGGTGACCGCGGGCGAAAGCGTCGAGGCCAATAAGGCGCTACTTATCAATAACGCGCAGTGGGCGGCGCGGTTCGCAGCAGCTTATTATGGTTGA
- the rpmA gene encoding 50S ribosomal protein L27, with protein sequence MAHKKGVGSSRNGRDSNPKMLGVKRYDGQLVTAGSIIVRQRGTKIKPGENVGVGRDHTLFALIDGYVKFGHHSRSQRNVSIHTEFPGRPSLIAIEEVPAETAQA encoded by the coding sequence ATGGCACATAAAAAAGGTGTGGGTAGCTCCCGCAATGGTCGGGATAGCAACCCCAAGATGCTGGGCGTGAAGCGCTACGATGGACAGCTGGTCACTGCCGGCAGCATTATTGTGCGCCAGCGTGGCACGAAGATCAAACCAGGAGAAAATGTCGGCGTCGGTCGCGATCATACGCTCTTTGCGTTGATTGATGGTTATGTCAAGTTCGGACACCATTCGCGCTCGCAACGCAATGTGAGTATCCATACAGAGTTTCCGGGCCGTCCTTCGTTGATCGCCATCGAGGAAGTGCCCGCGGAAACCGCGCAAGCATAG
- a CDS encoding zinc ribbon domain-containing protein, with protein sequence MFCTNCGARVEDGAHFCQDCGAPLQAPGAVSQSPYRPGAPEVPARPRRSGSAKAQDPYKDQIQQLKLEIRQLKLDLKQITTQMSSTRSRYYETAAFVPRGLLRGGYKVFEDIRLLGPQQQKERLQQEILRLEQQLLGLQQAQMQWKAQQQR encoded by the coding sequence ATGTTTTGTACGAATTGCGGGGCCAGGGTCGAAGATGGAGCGCATTTCTGCCAGGACTGCGGCGCTCCCCTGCAGGCGCCTGGGGCGGTCTCACAAAGTCCTTATAGACCGGGCGCGCCAGAAGTACCGGCTCGTCCCCGCCGTTCTGGCAGTGCTAAGGCGCAGGACCCCTACAAGGACCAGATCCAACAGTTGAAATTGGAGATCCGGCAGTTGAAGCTCGACCTGAAGCAGATCACGACACAAATGTCGAGTACACGCTCGCGTTATTATGAAACGGCGGCATTTGTGCCGCGAGGCCTCCTACGAGGTGGTTACAAGGTGTTTGAAGACATCCGTCTCCTTGGGCCACAGCAACAGAAAGAGCGCTTGCAACAAGAGATTTTGCGGCTTGAACAACAATTGCTGGGTCTACAACAGGCTCAGATGCAATGGAAAGCACAGCAACAGCGCTAG
- the rplU gene encoding 50S ribosomal protein L21: protein MFAVVKSGGRQYKVSVGQTLEVNRLPVEIGSQVQLDVLLISDENTTMIGTPLVENATVLATATREARGKKLIVFKYKAKKRYRHRRGHRQELTVLTIDDIVADGKSLITGEPPRARNEEPSQDEMETPAEVTEDEGEDEVASDDVEESEEE from the coding sequence ATGTTCGCAGTCGTTAAAAGTGGTGGAAGACAATATAAGGTGTCCGTTGGCCAGACGCTGGAAGTCAACCGGCTTCCCGTAGAGATCGGATCGCAGGTACAGCTCGATGTGTTGTTGATCTCTGATGAGAATACGACGATGATCGGAACACCGCTGGTAGAGAACGCAACAGTACTCGCCACCGCTACCAGGGAGGCCCGCGGCAAGAAATTAATTGTCTTCAAGTACAAGGCCAAGAAACGCTATCGCCATCGCCGTGGGCATCGCCAGGAACTGACGGTACTGACCATTGATGATATTGTGGCCGATGGCAAGAGTCTGATTACCGGCGAACCTCCTCGCGCCAGGAATGAAGAACCCTCCCAGGATGAGATGGAGACTCCCGCCGAGGTTACTGAGGATGAGGGTGAAGATGAGGTCGCTAGCGACGATGTAGAGGAATCCGAGGAGGAGTAG